In Aspergillus flavus chromosome 3, complete sequence, one genomic interval encodes:
- a CDS encoding putative glycerol uptake protein produces MRFAKSTTASQNSASDASRTSASKLDKRSPLSGTKPSKWWTIEYCIYYLVFIIVIPTMVKQVYDISKPGSPGWDSFSKRLSRGWIPGRQIDNSDAQYANFRDNLSYLITLLILHPLFRKLYGTFWRIDNYKLPDGSNNSLSHDPSSLAVADARLQRRTFFDFGFGIIFLIALHGVSAAKVFLIFYANFKIATQLPRSYVPVATWVFNVGILFANEFCRGYPLSVIARILLPDIKAAQDVGARIDSYSGLIPRWEVLFKISILRLISFNLDYYWAQAEGNSNLTEKKHVAALFLSERDRVSYGVALRDFNLKTYFAYTLYAPLYLAGPILSFNDFVFQSRNCLPTTTMVRTSLYGLRFLITVLCMELVLHYSYAVAIIKSSPSWTQYTPYQLAMLGYFNLHVVWLKLLIPWRFFRLWALVDGLDAPENMVRCMSDNYSTLAFWRGWHRSLNRWIVRYIYVPLGGNGGGKVKTMLNVLAVFTFIALWHDINLRLLAWGWLTTLFILPEVIAMIIFPKRKWRDWPETFRILCGIGATGNILMMMVASLVGFVMGVDDVKEMVKGIFAGWFNAGFVTAAVMCLFVSAQIMFEHREGEKRQGINLKC; encoded by the exons ATGCGCTTTGCAAAATCAACTACCGCGTCTCAGAACTCCGCAAGTGACGCTTCCAGAACTTCTGCTTCAAAGCTGGACAAACGTTCACCCTTATCCGGCACGAAACCGTCCAAATGGTGGACAATCGAGTACTGTATCTATTATCttgtcttcatcatcgttaTTCCGACAATGGTGAAGCAGGTCTATGACATATCAAAACCGGGAAGCCCTGGCTGGGACTCTTTCTCGAAAAGATTGTCTCGGGGCTGGATCCCTGGTCGCCAGATTGACAACTCTGACGCACAGTACGCTAATTTTCGGGACAACCTATCTTACCTCATAACCCTTCTTATACTGCATCCATTGTTTCGCAAGCTGTATGGCACATTCTGGCGAATTGACAATTACAAGCTCCCGGATGGCAGCAACAACAGTCTGTCCCATGATCCATCCTCGTTGGCCGTTGCAGACGCCAGACTGCAGCGTCGGACCTTCTTTGATTTTGGCTTCGGGATTATCTTTCTCATTGCGCTGCACGGCGTTTCGGCGGCAAAAGTTTTTCTGATCTTCTATGCCAACTTCAAGATTGCGACACAGCTTCCCAGAAGCTACGTGCCTGTCGCCACCTGGGTCTTCAATGTTGGTATTCTGTTCGCGAACGAGTTTTGCCGCGGATATCCCTTGTCCGTGATCGCTCGGATTTTATTGCCGGATATCAAGGCTGCGCAAGATGTTGGAGCAAGAATCGACAGCTACAGTGGTCTCATTCCTCGGTGGGAGGTACTCTTTAAGATCTCGATATTACGCCTGATCTCATTCAATTTGGACTACTATTGGGCTCAAGCGGAGGGTAACTCGAATTTGACCGAG AAGAAGCATGTAGCCGCTTTGTTCCTTAGCGAACGTGATAGAGTTTCATATGGCGTCGCTTTACGGGACTTTAACCTCAAAACTTACTTTGCCTATACGCTATACGCACCTCTTTACCTCGCGGGTCCAATTTTGAGCTTCAACGACTTCGTCTTTCAGTCGCGAAATTGCCTGCCGACCACAACCATGGTCAGGACCTCTCTCTACGGGCTGCGCTTCCTCATCACCGTCCTTTGTATGGAGCTGGTTCTGCATTACTCTTACGCAGTGGCCATCATCAAGAGTTCACCTTCATGGACACAATATACTCCCTACCAGCTCGCCATGCTTGGATATTTCAACCTGCACGTCGTCTGGCTGAAGCTGCTTATCCCTTGGCGTTTCTTCCGACTGTGGGCCTTGGTAGATGGACTTGACGCGCCGGAGAACATGGTCAGATGCATGTCTGACAATTATTCGACACTAGCATTTTGGCGTGGCTGGCATCGAAGCCTGAACAGGTGGATTGTCCGGTATATCTACGTTCCTCTTGGCGGCAACGGAGGTGGCAAGGTCAAAACCATGTTGAATGTCCTGGCAGTATTCACCTTCATCGCCCTTTGGCACGACATCAATCTGCGTCTGTTGGCGTGGGGTTGGCTAACTACATTGTTCATCCTGCCTGAGGTGATCGCTATGATTATCTTCCCAAAACGCAAGTGGAGGGACTGGCCAGAGACGTTCAGGATCCTTTGTGGCATAGGGGCAACAGGAAACATCctcatgatgatggtggcaaGCCTCGTAGGTTTCGTAATGGGTGTCGACGATGTCAAGGAGATGGTCAAGGGCATCTTCGCAGGCTGGTTTAATGCCGGCTTCGTCACGGCGGCTGTGATGTGCCTTTTTGTAAGTGCGCAGATCATGTTTGAGCATAGAGAGGGGGAGAAGAGACAGGGGATCAATCTGAAATGTTAA